A region of Bacteroidia bacterium DNA encodes the following proteins:
- a CDS encoding enoyl-CoA hydratase-related protein: protein MYQTLLVSVEEKICIITLNRPDKLNALNQTLLNELKTAFMQALSDSEVKSVIITGAGEKAFAAGADIQEFVGLDAQQASHLSRNGQMIFNMIENSPKPVVAAVNGFALGGGCELAMACHLRIASENAKFGQPEVKLGLIPGYGGTQRLVQYIGKTKALELILTTDMISANDAYRLGLVNYVVPAHELLNKCKEVLAKIHAQSPNAVYLAIKSVNAYFDKSKNGFEEEVKNFGQCFTHNDFKEGVSAFLEKRKPNF, encoded by the coding sequence ATGTATCAGACCTTATTAGTTTCCGTAGAGGAAAAAATTTGCATTATTACCTTAAATCGCCCTGACAAGCTCAATGCTTTGAATCAAACTTTGCTAAATGAGCTCAAAACTGCTTTTATGCAGGCTTTGAGCGATTCGGAGGTAAAATCTGTTATTATCACTGGAGCGGGCGAAAAAGCTTTTGCCGCAGGTGCAGACATTCAAGAATTTGTAGGTTTGGATGCCCAACAAGCTTCTCATTTATCTCGGAATGGGCAAATGATTTTTAACATGATAGAAAACTCACCCAAGCCTGTGGTAGCCGCAGTAAATGGATTTGCACTTGGAGGGGGATGCGAATTAGCAATGGCGTGCCACTTGCGTATAGCATCTGAAAATGCAAAATTTGGCCAGCCCGAAGTGAAATTAGGACTTATTCCTGGATACGGTGGAACTCAAAGATTAGTTCAATATATTGGTAAAACCAAAGCTTTAGAGTTAATTTTGACAACGGACATGATTAGTGCCAACGATGCTTACCGATTAGGTTTAGTCAATTATGTTGTACCTGCTCATGAATTGCTCAATAAGTGTAAAGAAGTTTTAGCAAAAATTCATGCTCAAAGTCCAAATGCGGTGTATTTAGCTATAAAAAGTGTCAATGCTTATTTTGATAAGAGTAAAAATGGTTTTGAGGAAGAGGTTAAGAATTTTGGTCAGTGCTTTACGCATAATGACTTTAAGGAAGGCGTAAGTGCCTTTTTAGAGAAGAGAAAGCCGAATTTTTAA
- a CDS encoding phosphatidate cytidylyltransferase produces MSNLVLRTLTALIGGTLFILLLTVHLYTYYLLWAIIGIICTWEWKKMFSLSYFLWSYMMLSIFVLNVSILLEYKANYGLILVLYTVFILFLAIPDKVQQVLYALLGILYLAIPLVVLFSWVKNEPFYFRAVFVAILVWISDISAYFVGRYWGRHPLFLRISPKKTVEGLIASFIACGIAVFLAFELNFVRESKYLWIGIIVTVCTPIGDLVESAIKRYACIKDSSQLLPGHGGFLDRFDGFFFSVVAQSWI; encoded by the coding sequence ATGAGTAATTTAGTTTTGAGGACTTTAACAGCTCTTATAGGGGGCACACTATTTATACTGCTTTTGACTGTCCATTTATATACTTACTATCTGCTTTGGGCAATCATTGGAATTATTTGTACATGGGAGTGGAAAAAAATGTTTTCTTTATCTTACTTTTTATGGAGTTACATGATGCTGTCTATTTTTGTTTTGAATGTGTCTATACTACTTGAATACAAGGCAAATTATGGGCTTATTTTGGTTTTGTACACCGTTTTTATCTTATTTTTAGCCATTCCTGATAAAGTACAACAAGTTTTATATGCTTTACTTGGTATTCTTTACCTTGCCATTCCTTTGGTAGTGTTATTTAGTTGGGTAAAGAATGAACCTTTTTATTTTCGTGCTGTATTTGTAGCCATTTTAGTTTGGATAAGTGATATTAGTGCTTATTTTGTAGGTAGATATTGGGGTAGACATCCTTTGTTTTTGCGAATTAGTCCCAAAAAAACGGTAGAGGGTTTAATTGCGAGCTTTATAGCCTGCGGAATAGCTGTTTTTTTAGCTTTTGAGCTTAATTTTGTACGAGAGAGCAAATATTTATGGATAGGTATAATTGTAACTGTATGTACACCCATTGGGGATTTAGTAGAATCTGCAATAAAAAGGTACGCGTGCATCAAAGATAGCAGTCAGCTTTTACCTGGGCATGGTGGATTTTTAGACCGTTTTGATGGCTTCTTTTTTTCTGTAGTGGCTCAATCATGGATATAG
- a CDS encoding efflux RND transporter periplasmic adaptor subunit yields the protein MKKQYCVTLIFLGLLLFWSCREKTIKVVTEKATLRDITETVTASGKIQPVIEVKITPDVSGEIVELPVYEGQIVQKGQLIARIRPDNYQAALEQMQASLNTAKADLANAKAALAQAESRLAAEKINVERSRKLFAEKVISQVEMDNAELAYNVAVSQKNSAEQQVEAAKYRIESAEASLKQARENLNRTSLYAPMSGIISKLSVKLGERVVGTSQMAGTEMMRIADFTQMEVKVDVNENDIVNVSINDSAKIEVDAYAGKVFTGRVTNIANSSNTLVANTSTSTDQVTSFEVRILISPHSYQEITKQKNKKISPFLPGMSANVEIYTNTVKNALAVPSQSVTTRSKDKTSAESSSSAKSTKNTQTEKPQEVVFVYQNGIVKQVPVQTGIADNQYIQIISGLKEGDEVVSGSYRAISKELKDGMKVKKVTEQELEKEK from the coding sequence ATGAAAAAGCAGTATTGTGTTACTCTCATATTCTTAGGACTTCTACTTTTTTGGAGTTGTCGGGAAAAAACCATTAAAGTTGTTACAGAGAAAGCCACTTTGCGGGATATTACAGAAACGGTAACGGCATCAGGTAAAATTCAGCCCGTAATTGAGGTAAAAATTACGCCTGATGTTTCAGGCGAAATTGTAGAACTTCCCGTGTATGAAGGTCAGATAGTACAAAAAGGGCAACTTATTGCTCGCATACGCCCTGATAATTATCAAGCTGCACTTGAACAAATGCAAGCTTCACTCAATACTGCTAAGGCAGATTTAGCTAATGCCAAAGCTGCCTTAGCCCAAGCTGAAAGCAGATTAGCTGCTGAAAAAATTAACGTAGAAAGAAGCCGAAAACTATTTGCAGAAAAAGTAATTAGCCAAGTTGAAATGGATAATGCCGAATTAGCGTATAATGTAGCCGTTTCGCAAAAAAATTCAGCAGAGCAACAAGTAGAAGCCGCTAAGTATCGCATAGAAAGTGCAGAAGCAAGCTTAAAACAAGCGCGTGAAAATCTTAATCGTACTTCATTATACGCACCTATGAGCGGAATTATCAGTAAACTTTCTGTCAAACTTGGTGAACGCGTAGTAGGCACTAGTCAAATGGCAGGTACAGAAATGATGCGCATAGCTGATTTTACTCAAATGGAAGTAAAAGTAGATGTAAATGAAAACGATATTGTCAACGTTTCAATTAACGACTCTGCCAAAATAGAAGTAGATGCTTACGCAGGCAAAGTTTTCACAGGACGAGTAACGAATATTGCCAACTCTTCTAATACCCTTGTTGCCAACACTTCAACCTCAACTGATCAAGTAACTAGCTTTGAAGTACGTATTTTAATTTCTCCCCATTCTTACCAAGAGATAACTAAACAAAAGAACAAAAAAATATCACCCTTTTTGCCAGGTATGTCGGCTAATGTAGAGATATACACTAACACTGTCAAAAACGCCTTGGCTGTACCTTCCCAAAGTGTAACTACAAGGTCAAAGGATAAAACTAGTGCAGAAAGTTCAAGCAGTGCTAAATCTACCAAAAATACTCAAACAGAAAAGCCCCAAGAAGTAGTATTTGTGTATCAAAATGGTATTGTAAAGCAAGTACCTGTACAAACGGGCATAGCGGATAATCAATATATTCAAATTATATCAGGTTTGAAGGAAGGGGATGAAGTAGTTTCGGGAAGTTACAGGGCTATTTCCAAAGAGCTTAAAGACGGCATGAAAGTAAAGAAAGTAACCGAGCAAGAATTAGAGAAGGAGAAATAA
- a CDS encoding TraB/GumN family protein → MRPILKFILFIWSFVHINVFAQQKGLLWEISGNGLTQKSYLFGTMHVTDERVFNFPNGFKAAFDACQAFAMELNLDSAQSPANAIALMQYMMMNDGRTLKDLISKKDYERVEKFFNKHSPATPFAMMSMMKPIFLMSIVEQVKPKPAGSREEPLDKYLANLAKSAEKPIIGLETLQEQMQALSVIPVEEQAKQLVSAIKEVEKMKGKNKTMDELMKYYLAGDLTKLYEFSQKKEFKGEAQQALIVRRNINMADRIDAKIKTTSLFIAVGALHLPGEQGIIRLLEKKGYTLRSVQ, encoded by the coding sequence ATGCGACCTATCTTAAAGTTTATTTTGTTTATTTGGTCTTTTGTTCATATAAATGTTTTTGCTCAACAAAAGGGGCTACTATGGGAGATTTCAGGCAATGGTTTAACGCAGAAGTCTTATCTGTTTGGAACGATGCATGTTACAGATGAACGTGTGTTCAATTTTCCTAACGGATTTAAGGCTGCTTTTGATGCATGCCAAGCTTTTGCAATGGAGCTTAACTTAGACTCTGCTCAAAGTCCTGCTAATGCGATTGCTTTGATGCAATACATGATGATGAACGATGGGCGCACGCTCAAAGACTTAATATCTAAAAAAGATTATGAGAGAGTGGAAAAGTTTTTTAATAAGCATTCACCTGCTACACCTTTTGCTATGATGTCCATGATGAAACCTATTTTCTTAATGAGCATAGTGGAGCAAGTAAAGCCTAAGCCCGCAGGTTCGCGCGAAGAGCCCCTAGATAAGTACTTGGCTAACCTTGCTAAAAGCGCTGAAAAACCTATTATCGGACTAGAAACACTTCAAGAACAAATGCAAGCACTATCTGTGATTCCTGTGGAAGAACAAGCTAAGCAATTGGTCAGTGCAATAAAAGAAGTAGAAAAGATGAAAGGTAAGAACAAAACTATGGATGAATTGATGAAGTACTATTTGGCAGGCGATTTGACTAAGCTATATGAATTTTCTCAAAAGAAGGAATTTAAAGGAGAAGCACAGCAAGCTTTGATTGTTCGTAGAAATATCAACATGGCGGATAGAATTGATGCTAAAATAAAAACAACTTCACTATTTATTGCTGTGGGGGCACTGCACCTACCTGGTGAGCAGGGTATCATTCGTTTGTTAGAAAAAAAGGGTTATACTTTAAGAAGTGTCCAATAG